In Deltaproteobacteria bacterium, the sequence CTTGGGCTTCACGAACTCGAACGCGTCGTCGCCGACGCCGGTGTTGGTCTTCACGCCGCTCAGCACGAAGTGGTTGGTGCTGCCGTCGCCGTTGAGCACCACGAACGCGTCGACGCGACCGGTCGCGTCATCGACGACCAGCAGCAGCTCCTTGTAGTGCGCGCTCTTTTGCTTGGGCTTGAGGCGGATGGTCGTGTGCGCGGCCATCCCGTAGCGGGTGACGAGCTTCTCGGCGGCGAGCTTGACGAGGAAATCGTCGAGCAGCTGCTTACCGCCGAACAAGAACTTCTCGGCGCCGGCGAAGTCGGAGCTGTCGACGTCCTTGCGCAGCACCTGCTTGGTGTCGCGCTCGACCACGGTGACCTTGGTACCGTCGACCCAGAAGTCCGGGTTGTCGTCGGCGCTGTAGTCCCAGACCATCTTGCCGGGCTTCTTCACGCGCAGCTTGCCGGTGCTCACGGTCTTGGTGCCGTACACCGGGTGCACGTAGGTCTGCTTGAAGTCACCGCCGAAATCGGTGGTGCCGTCATAGAACTTCTGCACCTTCGCGAGCACCTTGCTGGCCGCGCCCTTCTCGGCCACCGGCTCGTCGCCGTCGAAGTCGGTGATCGCCGGGGGCGCGGCTGGCTCGGGGGTCTTCTCGGGGGCGCTGCAGAGCAGGCCATACGACAGCACGCAGGTGACGACGTCCATGGGGCGGGGGCTCTCTTCTCCGGGGGAGCGTAGCGCAGGCTCATGGGGCCGTGCACGCCGCCGGCGATGGTTTTCACCACGCCCGCGTCCGCGCAAGCGTGCATGCTGCGGGCCATGGCGCGCGTACTGGTCCCGCTGCCCCGTCACGATGTCGATCCCACCGAAGTCGGCGTGCCCTGTGCCGCGCTCGACGACGCTGGGCACACGCTGGTGTTCGCGACGCCCGACGGGCG encodes:
- a CDS encoding outer membrane lipoprotein carrier protein LolA, whose amino-acid sequence is MDVVTCVLSYGLLCSAPEKTPEPAAPPAITDFDGDEPVAEKGAASKVLAKVQKFYDGTTDFGGDFKQTYVHPVYGTKTVSTGKLRVKKPGKMVWDYSADDNPDFWVDGTKVTVVERDTKQVLRKDVDSSDFAGAEKFLFGGKQLLDDFLVKLAAEKLVTRYGMAAHTTIRLKPKQKSAHYKELLLVVDDATGRVDAFVVLNGDGSTNHFVLSGVKTNTGVGDDAFEFVKPKGFTEIDG